The Acutalibacter muris genomic sequence TGGGAAATTTTATGGACAAGGTCATGTGAAAACAAGTCAAGCAAGCAAAACGGCTGGAACTTCCTTTCCGGAGGTATCCAGCCGTTTTCCTTTATTTCCGCGTGTGGGTCTTAATGATTTCCCTATAGTACAGAGCATAGCATAATTCGTTCTCTGCCATTCTGTCGAAGTCACGTTAAGTATGCCATATACAAAGGGGAATTGTCAAGTGCAAATCACGCCTATAGATTCAGTTGCAATTTTTGGTAGCCGTGATATAATAATGGCAGGTTGGCAAATCGAAGTTTGAATGTTTGGAAAGGAAAGATTAGGAAAATGGACGTTTCGTTATTTTCAAACCAATACCTTATTCGGAAGATGTGTACCGATGATGTAGCGGAAGTATACAAATTATGCTATAAAGACAGTTTATACTATCAATACTGTCCACCGTTTGTATCAGAACAGAGCATTATGGATGATATGAATGCACTCCCACCCAACAAGGAAATGTGCGATAAGTATTATCTGGGATTTTATGATGGAAATAAGCTGATTGCTGTGATGGATTTTATCATGGCCTACCCGGAGGAATCAACAGGCTTTATTGGATTTTTTATGACGGATGTGTCCATACAGAATACTGGAATAGGGAGCAAAATCATCAATGACCTGTGTGCTTATCTGTCCCGTATTGAGATGGCGAATGTCCGTCTTGGTTGGGTAAAGGGAAATCCTCAAGCAGAACATTTTTGGCACAAAAATGGTTTCAGAGAAACAGGAGTTTCATATGATGCGGAAAACTATACTGTAATTGTTGGCCAGCGAAGTTTATAAATTCCTGTTTATTGACCTACAAATATTTGAAACTTGAATTGCCGCCGTTTCGTCACGGCCGCACGTATAAGCAGTGAGTCTGAAAAGAATTTACTGCCCTATTTCAGCTTGCGTGGTGATGTCGGGAGTGAAAGGAACTGTGCTATCCCTGTGTCAAAGCGCTGTCGGCCCTGTGAGGGCCGTGTTGGGCAGTTTAGGCCGGAAGTAGAGATAGGACACGGCAAACGCCTATAAACGCGGCGTGAGGGCGTTTGTGGCGATTTGTGAGGGGCACCGGCCTCGCCTCCAGCAACCGCACAAACTTTCCGCGAACAACGGCGCAAACTTGTTGCAAAGATATGCATTGAAACGGAAGATAATCCAGTCAAAAATGGCTCCAGAAAACCGGTCTAAAAACAAGCAGGAGAAAGCAAGGCGCCATACCGGCGCCTTTGCAGTTCACACCGTCCGGCAGAGCCGGGCGGGAGGGCTAGAAACTACGGGCTTTTCCGGGATTTGAAGGATGCGGTAAGATAGGTGTCAGGCTGGGGTCACCATCAGGGATTTGGTGTAATATCTGGGGTCACGAATAGGCAGGAATGGCTGAATACCAGGGGATTTTTAGGTGTCACAAGTTGGTGTATTGCATTTTGGGAGGTGCTCTATGGATTCAGAAAATATACAGCGGATAAGCCTGTATTTGGACAGAGATCTGGTCAAGCGGGCGGATAGATTTATGAAAGAACAGGGCTTTTCCTCCCGGAACAAGCTGGTTACCCAAGCGCTTGAAAGCCTCATGGCCAACAATGCTTTGCAGGATAATGACATCCTTGGCGACAAACTGGCTGAGTCCGTTTTGAAATTGTCAGAGGATAACGCGAAAGCTATCTCAAAGGGACTTTTCCGCTATGCCGTACAACTTGAGATGGTGATGCGGGTACTGGCTGAGCTTGCGGAGTATACTCCAGAGCAGATAGAGGAAATGCGCCGCGAGGCCATCAATAATGTACGCCGCACTCGTGGCAAAGTGAAACTTGAAGATATTTTAGCTGGATATTGCGACGACTAACCCCCTCAAAATTTGCGCCGCTAAACAAAGAATACGGTTTTGAGTAAACCGAAAAAGTAAGAAAAATGTCAGTGGACTTTCTCAGTAGGGTGTGGTATTGTGGTGTGCTGAGAAAGGGGGCCGATATATGGCAAAGAAAAGAGCAAACGGCGAGGGCAATATACGCAAGCGCAAAGACGGTCGATGGGAAGGCCGCTATACAGTAGGCTACGACCCAGCTACCGGCAAGCGTATCATCAAAAACGTGCTGGGGAAAACCCAAGCAGAAGTCAAAGAAAAACTGGCATCAGCACTCGAGGATACAAAAGATTTGAACGTGTCCCGCTCCGATGACTACACGGTAGGTTCATGGCTCACCAATTGGTACACCCTCTACGCCAAGCCCAATGTCCGAGCTTCCACCGCCGAATATTACCGCCGGAGCATCGAACTCCATGTAAACCCAAGAATCGGTGACTTCAAGCTAAACAAATTGACCGGGCGTGATCTTCAAAAATTATATCAAGACCTCAGAGAAAATGGCAGGCTACGAGAAGTTCAGAAAGAAAAATCCCCCGGTCTGAGCGCCTCCACTGTGCGTGGCATCCACCTTATGCTCCACAACGCCCTGGACCGAGCGGTCAAAGAACGCCTGATTCAGCGCAATCCCACAGAGGATTGCATCGCCCCCAAGCTGGAGAAAAAGGAGATGAAATTCCTACCAGCCGAGGACATGAAAGCCTACCTTGACGAAGCCGACCGCCGCCACGTCCTCCCTATGTTTTACCTTGAGTTGGTGAGTGGGCTACGGAAAGGCGAGTTAGTTGCCCTCCTCTGGTCAGATTTAGACGTTGTAAACCAGACAATCTCAGTAAGCAAACAAGCCACCCGCGACGAGAACGGCAACATCGTCATCACCCGACCCAAGACGGAAACTTCGGTCAGACTAGTGTCAATCCCGCAAAAGGCCGTGGAGCTACTCCAGCACGAACACCTCAAGCACCCGGACAACCCCTATATGTTTCCCTCCACCCGAACTGGCGAGATGTATTACCCGGACTCCATCGTAACGCTCCACAAGCGGATATTAAAGTCAGCTGGATTAAGTTATATAAATTTTCACGCCCTCCGTCACACATTCGCGACTGCCGCACTACAAAACGGTGTAGACGTGAAAACAGTATCGTCAATGCTGGGCCACTACGATGCCGGGTTCACACTGAGAACCTACACCCACGCCACACGCCAAAAGCAAGAACAAGCCGCCGAAAAGATGGGAAATTTTATGGACAAGGTCATGTAAAAGCAGGTCAAACGAGAAAAACGGCTGGAACTTCCTACCCAGAAGTATCCAGCCGTTTCCGCGTGTGGGTCACGGTGTGGGTCAAGACAGAAAGCGAGGAATCCCAGGCAAAGCCAACACAAAAAGCCGAATTAGATTTTATCTGCAATATCCACTTTGGTATGCAGTTTCTCACTAAACTTGACCGCCAAGACTATTTGGATAAATATAACAAAAGCCCCGCATATTTCATGCAAGGCTTTGTCAATGGCCTTACCATGCTTAAAAGATGCCAAACGCTATTTAGAGGGCAAAAAGCCCAGTATTTATGCGGCTTTGCGGCCTTTTGAAAAACCGTCAAAGTAACTCTGACTTAAAAGATGCCACCTACTAATCCTCACGGCTGCTCAAAAATTTAGCGCCAACTGAGAAAACTTTTTTGATGATTCCCTTCCTCCAGGCAATTTCAAATGGGACATAGGGGTTCGTATCTCACGGCTTTCTTTTTTTGGGCTCCCATTTTGAAACATTTAAGTTTTTGTGTCCAAATTAGCGCAGTAAAAATTCGATGCTCGAACCCCGCATAAAATCTGAGAAAATGAAAACAGCCTGCTAATGTCCAACCCGTGTGGGTTCAGAAGTCAACAGGCCATTCAATTTTATCTCAAAGGGTTGTAAAATCAATAGGCTATTCAAATAAACGTGATTTCCATAACTTGCTGGTAAATTTCTAATAACATATCAATTGTGTTTTTATAACTTTGAACATCTGTAAGTGGGGAACTTCCTTTACCAATATCTTTTTCAGTACGGTATTTTGCAATCTCAAAAGGAACATTATTGATTTTATCTCTTACCAACTGAAACTTCTTATCACCGTAGTTGTCGATATATGCCTGTCGGACTGATCTCATCGATAGTTCTTTCCGAATTGCTCGTCTACAAATAAACGTAAGCCAATCAGCCGTGTCGAAAAAGGCTCGATATTCATGGCCCACCGCTTTTTCGACATTTTTTGTAATATAGTCTTTGCAATTAAAGCCACCCGAGATATCACTATCAGATGAACTAAATCTGGTCGGTAAATAGAACACCCGCATCAAATGATCATAAGCATCCCGGTGTTCTTTTAATGGCTGTAAAAACGCAACACCCTCTTCAGATAACTCTTCAGCAATCAGAAGATAATGCTTGGTTAACATATGAATCTGACTGATGACGTCTAGGTACTGACAGATAGTTTCATCCCTAAAGATATCCAAGATTTCACATTGATTCATAAAGCTACCTTACCCATCAAAGTTTCTTTTGATACTCTTCAGTTTTCATCTCTTCAAAGTCAGATGACAACATTATCTGGTCTAATGCAACCCGCCACGAACCTCTTCTAGACAAAATTTGGGCGGACACCATGCTACTAGACCCCTCTAATCGCAAATCCCTTTTTAGGGAACTGTCCACGCAAGCAGTGACATCGGTGGGAATCGTAAATCTTCGATACACGTGTTGCTTTTTAAGCATTTTACAGCGCAACGCAACACCAATCGATGTCAACGCTACCATAATAAGAATATAGCCTATCACACTCAAAATCATAGCAATCCCTTCGCAATCAATATTTCTCTGTGATAATCATCACAAAGATTTCAATTAAAAAATGCAGGATCGGAACGCTCAACATGCCGATTACAATATATGCCTGCACAGGAGAACCTGTCAGCACCCCTGCAAATGACAGTATAGCAATCACTATAGATGCAATAGCTCCCAAAAAAGAAAGGAATTGCAGAATAGTGATGAATCTATTATACCCGTTTAACAGGCCAAATGAATCATAGGCATTATTTGCTGCCTGCACCAAAACTGCTATGTAAAATGAGTTGTATGAATCATGATAGCCACACAACAAGCCTATAAAAACTGTTATTGACATTAGTGCGACCTTCACACA encodes the following:
- a CDS encoding GNAT family N-acetyltransferase, which gives rise to MDDMNALPPNKEMCDKYYLGFYDGNKLIAVMDFIMAYPEESTGFIGFFMTDVSIQNTGIGSKIINDLCAYLSRIEMANVRLGWVKGNPQAEHFWHKNGFRETGVSYDAENYTVIVGQRSL
- a CDS encoding tyrosine-type recombinase/integrase, producing the protein MAKKRANGEGNIRKRKDGRWEGRYTVGYDPATGKRIIKNVLGKTQAEVKEKLASALEDTKDLNVSRSDDYTVGSWLTNWYTLYAKPNVRASTAEYYRRSIELHVNPRIGDFKLNKLTGRDLQKLYQDLRENGRLREVQKEKSPGLSASTVRGIHLMLHNALDRAVKERLIQRNPTEDCIAPKLEKKEMKFLPAEDMKAYLDEADRRHVLPMFYLELVSGLRKGELVALLWSDLDVVNQTISVSKQATRDENGNIVITRPKTETSVRLVSIPQKAVELLQHEHLKHPDNPYMFPSTRTGEMYYPDSIVTLHKRILKSAGLSYINFHALRHTFATAALQNGVDVKTVSSMLGHYDAGFTLRTYTHATRQKQEQAAEKMGNFMDKVM